The region CAGATTAACATGAGTTTGTGAGAAAAGTCcacttgtctgtggttaaagTCTGTATTACAATCGATGTTTCAACCTGACACAGGAGAGTCTTCTTCAAGGCATTGTCTTTTAGGCTTTgaagaagacctcctgtgtgagATCAAAACATTGGTATCAGTAAAGACTTTAACTGTAGACAAGTGGACTTCTTCTACCATAGTGCAGTTCAATTTGCATAAGTTCACCTGCACAGACATAAAACTTAGCTGATTTGTCAGGATTGTCTCCAGTATTGTATGAGATTGAGCCAACATGTACCAATGGTGATGTAATATTTCACTGTAAACTCTGTTATAGACAAAAACCAAAGTCAGGAGGGTGGGGGAGGGTCATCACATTTGTTAAATAGTCACCAATCCATACCCATCAgtaaaaaatgataatacatgCAGATGGTGTTATGATATATTATAGTGAACTCCACGCAGGGTAAACATTGTAGTCCAAACCCTAGTACATATTGTACATCATATTGTGTAAACGTGTGGTTTATGATAAGTTACTGTATGgtgaaaagatgaaaatattgttctttaatgatttattttctttctctttttctttttcaacaGACAACAAATGCCAATGACAATTGATGGCCAGGTAACGCTGGAAAAAACACCTGGTTACTTCATAGCACCAGATGTACCAAGGAGAATCTATAATATGTCTAAAGATGTTAAATTACTTGTAGTTGTACGGGATCCCGTAACTCGTGCCATTTCAGACTATACTCAGACTGCAAGTAAACGAGAAACTAAAGAATTTGAAAAACTTGCTTTTGTGAGGAATGCATCAGGTGTTGTGGACACATCATGGGGTGCAATACGCATTGGAGCATatgcaaaacattttgaaagatGGTTACAATATTTCCCTCGTTCTACTTTCCATTTTATAAATGGAGAGGAGCTGATTCGAAATCCTGCCATGGAGTTGATGAAAGTACAGAGTTTCCTTGATTTGAGGACAACAATCAGTGAGAAGAATTTCTATTACAATCAAACTAAAGGATTCCCTTGTTTGAAGAGggaagataacactaatgcccACTGTCTTGGTAAAACGAAAGGTAGAACTCACCCTGCTATAGAACCAAGTATCGTCAAAAGACTCAGGGATTTCTATCGACCTTTTAATGCCAAATTCTACCAACTAACTGGAGTGAACTTTCACTGGGATGATGGAACTTACGATTTCAGGTGATGTTCTCTTGGTGTGTCTTTGTGATGGAACTATGcagggaatttttttttttcgggACCTTTCCACATCATTTCATCCAAGTCTTACTGCCAAACGGTCCAAGATTCAAGAAAACTTACTGTACAAAGATTATCTATTTTCAAAACTTGAATTGTTGGGGATGAAATAGACAGTGCAACAACCTTTGTCTTAATTTATAATTGGTATTGAAGAGAAGGAAGACCAAGGTGATACTAACAGTATTTCTTCTTCTCTCTCTGGGAGGAATAATCCTGCCTTAGCTATTACgggtatttgtatttttaacaGTGTAAGACTATTTATGTTACTTGCAAtctcaaaaaaagaaaagaaaataacattGATGGAAAAAGCAGTGTTTGCTCAATGTACAGAGTATCGAGTTATTTTATTGAGTTACTTTAATTGGGCATTTGGGGGGAAAGTTCATGGAATCTGTGGTCTTCCTACCTTGGTTTATATCAGGGTTGAGTTACTGTTCTTACAAAAGGAAATTTTATGTGGGTTTGGTTCTTGCAAACATACATGCTTACCCTTGTTTTACTTTGAAAGTTTGGGGAAGAGTTGTCAAAGGAGGGTGTAAATCTGACCCAAAAAAAAGTGTTTTGGGCAAGGAGTGAAATATTGTTGGAGGAGGAGAGGTTGCAAGACTGAAAGAAACGAATGTCATAGATGAGAAATATGTGATCAGGAATAAGACTGAAAGAAAAGGGCAAAAAAATACACGAGGTGGAGGATTAATAAGAGTGGAAGTTTGGGGATTGGATTTACACTGAAGAGTTTGAAATGTCTGTGgtttggggtggggtggggggggtggggggtgggggttctTAAGACTGTAAAAGAAAAAATGTGTGATCCATACCCAAAAGTATACACTATATCTGTAATCCAACAATCAAAGTCAATGTTGTTGCTGTGGTGTGTACTCTTGTTTAGTTGAATGAGGCATTCATGAATAACCTgcaaacatacaaatacaaaagcTTCAAAAAAAGGCATGGCTTCTTTGTTGAGGTTTATTCAAGTGCAACTTCTTGTTGCATCTTTGGAGTCTACCATGCAGAGAGAAAAATGTGACCTGATACAACTTGTATAAATAGCGAAAAAAAGGGAAAGTCAGCAAAGTGTCCCATTTTTGATATCATttaagtattaattttgtaacaatatCCCCTTTCTTCACCACAAGGTTTACTATCACAAAGTGTCATGTGATATGCTACATGTGCTTCAGTCTATATCAAAATGCTTTAAGACTTCATTCTGGATTTACAGTTTTGACTTTTGGGGTTAACACCCAGTATAGCAAAAGAGAATGATTACCACCAACACTAAAGGGTCAGTCCTAGTAACACTTCAGTGTTTCAACTTTTCCTCATTGCCATTGTCATACAGAGGCCATTTTGTTAACATTGTCACCAAACAATAGACATGTATTAACatcataatatatattgaaacttttccgaaaaattaacaaaatatttaggGGATATGTAAAGCACAATGTTCATCAGCGTGCAGAGCAATCACCCCagtaattatgtattcatagaGGACatgatatttgtatttacaCCCTTAGACACCTTTCTTGAAACAGAATGACCAgtgtcaaaatttattttttacagaaattactgtgtatgtttatgtaaatgTGCTAATACCTTGTGACCATGTCTGGGGAGAAGACTGCCTTTGTTGGGAGATTTTCAAGTGTTTAGGTAACCTTAGTGGGCCTGACTAGACATTGTCACTATTGGACATTCCTACTAATGCTCAGTCCAAATCACATTGGCCTACACAAACCCCCATGGGAAGGAAAGACCCTGTATAGAGTTACCCTACCTTGTCAAACATGTGCATtcattatctatctatctatctatcacaACTCTATTAAAAACCTGGCTTAGGGTCACGGCAGAATAGTGAATGTGTTGCAAAGTTTTGTAAACACCTACAATATGTATAGATGCAAGTTTGGATGTCAAATTAAAGGTTTTTCAAATCTGAATCTGAAATGGCAGTTGAAATGTCCTGATGTAAGTTTTGGAATCATCATGTAAAATTGGAAATCCAAATTTAAGTAAAGAGAGACCATGGAAATTTTCATTCAGTCAAACAGTTTGTGGTAGCAAATttgtgcacatgtacatgtacacatgtagttgAAATTGAAAGCTGAAAAACACTGGTGATGATGTATGTCTAAAGTACCTGTGGAATGTATGTACTTTCAAATGCTGAATGTTGTAAGTTTCACCTTGGTGAACATTTAGGATTGGCGTTCTATATTTTCAACTGCTGtcaagttgaatgttgtatGTGTCTAAGTTTCAGCTGTATATCACCTTGGTGAACATTTAGGATTGGAGCTCTCTGTCTATGAGCATTcattttttctacacattgtaTTGATAAAAAATACTGATGAAAAAAACATATTACATGGACAAGTTTGGTGTCAcaattgacacacacacatagggCAAGTTGTATCAGTCACGCCACCTTTTGTTCAAAACTGAAAGGGTGTCATTTATTCCCTTGTGATCGTCTATCATGCCAAAGCAGGTTTTCCAACAATAAGACCTCACACTGCTTTGAAATTATTCCCAATTTTATCAGGAACTTTGCTTTCAAAAGGTATGAATATTACATTGCATGATATTGTTCTCTGCTCAGCTAGAATATGCCTTTGTTTGCCTTATGTCACATAGCAGGAAAGTCTTTTCATTTTGGCTGTGAGAGAGCATTTGTCAGTTTGATCGTGGTAGAGACATACCTCCTGTAGGTGAATCAAGACCCAATGAGGAGAGTGAGTTCTAATTGTTGTATGATTTGTACCATGGCATTGTGTTCTAATCCATGCCTGTCCCACTAAGATTtatagttacaatgtatgtttgCAAGGTATCATCATTATAACAAATCATGTCATACAAAAATCGCTACAAGGTGTGAATATTATGAATATAGGGGAATGACAGTGAAAAATGGGGAGACATTTGActtcaaacaaacacaaactttcaTTGGGTAAATGGGGAGACATTTGAGATTTCAAATGCAAACTTTCACTGGGTAAATATTTGCCAAATGAAACGACAGACTGGAAGCTAACACAAAAGTACAAAAGCCTGCACCGTTAATGAGTTTGTTGTATTTATACTCACAAAGTTTTCAGATTTCTTCTAGATCTGCATTTTAAAACTAAACTGGTTATACTTGTGTATTACATattctatacatgtaaatatttctctaactgtaaaatataatttaaaaataaaccaCTTTCTTTTGGCAAATTCATTATAAACGCTTGAAGcgtgtttttttaatttccgTGTGTCTATAGATGGTGAAATTCTTGCATAGAATTTACTGCCAAGGATTCACACAGAGAggataatattatttttgtcCTACTGTTAGGAGTATGGGAAGTTATAAAAACAGGGTGAACTCTCTGTGACCTTTGCTTACATCAGATGTCTAGATCTGTAGTAAATTATGCATTCTAAGGTATATATTACAGGAGTCTAAGTGTAACGTTCCCCAATATGCATGCCAACATTTGAAGAGTTATGGTCCATGAGTCAGTTTTATTACCGCTTCTCTCTGGGACCAAGTGTATGAATTGTTGGGTAATATCAGACATCAGATATCAGTGCAGTGGTGTCTAGCTTGAATTAAATTACTGCACAGCTGGTGCCTGATATGAGCTGTCTCCATGCTGGATGATTTTAACGGAATTGAATTTTTGGTACCATAGGACCTTGCTGATAAACATCTCTAATGGAgccatatattgatattacagtctCATACATAGACTTCTGACGGGACGTAAACGGTGACAATAGCTTTGTATGCAAAGCACTTGTTTTTTGTACAATGCATGTCACTCACTAACAGCAGAGGTAAATTTAATTTAAGTATTAGtaattgaaaaatatgaaacacTCTGTGCTAGACTGGCAGATATGTATTTTGGAGAATTGGTGTAGAAAGACTAGAATGAATACGTGAGAACAGTGGTATTGTTATCGTTGACAAGGAAAAGCAATATGGTTTTTACAAATAGACTATACGCTATTGGGGGTAATTTTAAATTGCTAATTTTTCATACTAGTACTCAAATGACAGCATATGGTTTGTTGATTTcacttaaaatatatattatgggTTGATTTGTTGAGTTCCAGTGTGGCATGACATCATAAGAGCGGGATGTAAGTCTTCAACTATGAAGTCATCACACAATAGCCCTGTCTCCAATTGAATCCACAattcaaaaccggttcaaactgAATTGATCCAGTTACAGCCAATAAATTGGtacaaaactggttcaaactgAATTGATCCAGTTACAGCCAATAAATTGGtacaaaaccggttcaaactgAATTGATCCAGTTACAGCCAATAAATTGGTACAAAACTGGTTTCTGTCCACATGAGAAAATCGTTTAATGgatttgaattgattcactTCTGCTTTTGTATTGGTTTCAAATTGATGTATTTCGTATCAGTTTGAATCCACCCTACTGATGTGGATTTGAACCAATTCAGTGAAATCGGTTCAAACCAATTTTAGTGCATGTGGTCACTGGAGAGCTAATTTTAATTCCATTTTGAAAGGATTCAGCATTCCACATATGGACAGGGCTAATGGGCTAGGAATGAAGGaaagacatattattacatatgtaccagagattgcTTGCACCAGTGCACGTGTACATAccagtggtatttgcactacagtccaataccaaaaataatattgcatacctgcatgcaaatgatatgcaaatgaggaaatGGTCGTATGTTCTACACAAAAGTGCATGATGCATAGTCTCATTTTAGGGATATCgttgtttcagataaatatatgtaattataacagaaccccatgctgtGTGTGTGCCATTGTAGGCACTTGGGTATTTGCAccagtgcttgcagtgttttctgctgcacttttacTCACTACATTCGTGAAAGTACTGCAGAGAACaatgcaagcatgagtgcaaataccccaagtatggcacacttgcactcacacctcatgagggggggggggggttctgtcatatataCTAGTACTACCAGCACCACCTAGATGAC is a window of Glandiceps talaboti chromosome 5, keGlaTala1.1, whole genome shotgun sequence DNA encoding:
- the LOC144435325 gene encoding heparan sulfate glucosamine 3-O-sulfotransferase 6-like is translated as MLEAMGLHLVKRCRKRRLLVSIIFFVSVCSYLLYMVFACCQDVVQTHSVEAQRRLEFNAAEGTGFERDSAIQQERRHDPKGQLGMDTRVYSDENDENGQKWPEEDDEEDTDRDFEKYDDNDERREHERDHIVINNVGPSNGTNKILTMSRKLPQAIIIGVKKCGTRALLEFMRLHPDVRASGPEVHFFDRYYNLGLDWYRQQMPMTIDGQVTLEKTPGYFIAPDVPRRIYNMSKDVKLLVVVRDPVTRAISDYTQTASKRETKEFEKLAFVRNASGVVDTSWGAIRIGAYAKHFERWLQYFPRSTFHFINGEELIRNPAMELMKVQSFLDLRTTISEKNFYYNQTKGFPCLKREDNTNAHCLGKTKGRTHPAIEPSIVKRLRDFYRPFNAKFYQLTGVNFHWDDGTYDFR